A stretch of Myxosarcina sp. GI1 DNA encodes these proteins:
- a CDS encoding biotin/lipoate A/B protein ligase family protein, with the protein MTGDCYFTSFPTWRFIPPIVASGHTQMAIDRWLLEKHRRGKHPPTLRFYTWYPAAISLGYHQKNYPLAWQKLIWKQPLDIVRRPTGGKAVLHQGDLTYAVVTSTPPGKRLEIYKQICRFLIAGWRSLGVELSYGNATKEYMANPNCFSTATVADLVTTTGEKAIGSAQLRRGKAILQHGSILLSTDKNLAIKIFNQPVGKNLLELIPHRGDRSIDKIIEHLTKAASDCWEIELVEQALSDAEWQEIKNSYSHS; encoded by the coding sequence GTGACTGGCGATTGCTACTTCACTTCATTTCCAACCTGGCGTTTTATTCCTCCAATAGTAGCGTCGGGACACACACAAATGGCAATCGATCGCTGGTTGCTAGAAAAACATCGTCGTGGAAAACATCCTCCAACTTTGCGATTTTACACGTGGTATCCAGCAGCAATTTCTTTGGGTTATCACCAAAAAAATTATCCTTTAGCCTGGCAAAAATTAATCTGGAAACAGCCTCTAGATATCGTACGCCGCCCTACAGGAGGTAAAGCAGTATTACATCAAGGCGATCTTACCTATGCGGTAGTAACCTCTACTCCACCTGGTAAAAGACTGGAAATATACAAGCAAATTTGCCGTTTTCTAATTGCAGGTTGGCGATCGCTCGGTGTCGAGCTATCTTACGGCAATGCGACCAAAGAATACATGGCAAACCCCAACTGTTTTAGTACGGCAACGGTTGCCGATTTAGTTACCACTACAGGAGAAAAGGCGATCGGTAGCGCACAGCTACGCCGAGGTAAAGCTATTCTACAGCATGGTTCGATCCTGTTGAGTACAGATAAAAATTTGGCAATAAAAATATTTAACCAACCTGTAGGTAAAAACTTGTTAGAGTTAATTCCTCATCGGGGCGATCGCTCTATAGATAAAATTATCGAACATTTAACCAAAGCTGCAAGCGACTGCTGGGAGATCGAACTAGTAGAACAAGCATTGTCAGATGCCGAATGGCAAGAAATCAAAAATTCTTATAGTCATTCTTAA
- the egtC gene encoding ergothioneine biosynthesis protein EgtC, which produces MCRLLGYLGSAVTLDRLFDKPEHSLIVQSYQPREMTAGLMNADGFGIGWYHASKLVPPFTYKNILPIWNDINLSHLNRYVESHCVLGYVRSATSGLSVDLINCQPFTHEDLLFIHNGYIDDFRKTMYRPIRNHLTDFAYRRIEGTTDSEHIFALVVSELESNEGMSIDRALETAIAKLVELSYGGEIEFSANVVISNGKELTACRYSNRHASPTLYYLKLQEDILYSNAVMIVSEPMFEGNWIECPEKSIISVGEDLEVKVSSIT; this is translated from the coding sequence ATGTGTCGCTTATTGGGCTATCTCGGTTCTGCCGTTACCTTAGATCGTTTATTTGACAAACCAGAACACTCTCTAATCGTTCAAAGCTATCAACCACGCGAAATGACCGCAGGACTAATGAACGCCGATGGTTTTGGCATTGGTTGGTATCATGCCAGTAAATTAGTTCCGCCCTTTACGTATAAAAATATCTTGCCCATTTGGAATGATATCAATCTATCTCACCTCAACCGCTATGTAGAATCACACTGTGTTTTAGGCTATGTTCGCAGTGCCACTTCTGGGTTATCGGTAGATTTAATTAACTGCCAGCCTTTCACTCACGAAGATTTATTATTCATTCACAATGGCTATATCGATGACTTTAGGAAAACCATGTATCGACCGATACGCAATCATTTGACTGACTTTGCCTATCGCCGTATTGAAGGCACTACCGACTCGGAACACATTTTTGCACTGGTAGTTAGCGAATTAGAATCTAATGAAGGAATGAGTATCGATCGCGCTTTAGAAACTGCAATCGCCAAACTGGTAGAGTTATCTTACGGTGGCGAAATAGAATTTTCTGCCAATGTGGTAATTAGTAACGGCAAAGAACTAACTGCCTGTCGTTATTCCAATCGCCATGCCAGCCCCACACTGTACTATCTCAAATTGCAAGAAGATATTTTATACTCAAATGCAGTAATGATTGTTTCCGAACCCATGTTTGAGGGTAATTGGATTGAATGCCCCGAAAAAAGCATCATTAGTGTAGGAGAAGATCTTGAAGTCAAAGTCAGTTCAATTACGTAA
- a CDS encoding YbjN domain-containing protein, translated as MISQISNIEVDTEQAIEELIEENSSHQEVIETVISSLDGENTAMVNHTDEGSLWKFQYGSVEVFVQLTGETDDDLFTVWANVLKLPAKNEPGLMRRLLEMNWTGTFETCFSINNDTVMVSAQRTVADLYPGEISRIITLVANIADDNDEMLKEEFGAA; from the coding sequence ATGATTAGTCAGATTTCTAATATAGAAGTAGATACCGAGCAAGCTATTGAAGAACTAATCGAGGAAAATTCTAGCCATCAAGAGGTAATCGAAACCGTAATTTCCAGTCTCGACGGCGAAAATACGGCAATGGTCAACCATACTGATGAAGGTAGTCTGTGGAAATTTCAATACGGTAGTGTAGAAGTCTTCGTTCAGCTTACGGGCGAAACTGATGACGACTTATTTACCGTATGGGCAAATGTCTTGAAATTGCCAGCCAAAAACGAACCTGGTTTGATGCGTCGATTGTTGGAAATGAACTGGACGGGTACTTTTGAAACTTGCTTTAGTATTAACAATGACACGGTAATGGTTTCGGCTCAACGTACCGTTGCGGATTTATATCCAGGAGAAATATCGCGCATTATCACTCTAGTTGCCAATATTGCCGATGACAATGACGAAATGCTTAAAGAAGAATTTGGTGCTGCTTAA